The following are encoded in a window of Sminthopsis crassicaudata isolate SCR6 chromosome 5, ASM4859323v1, whole genome shotgun sequence genomic DNA:
- the RASSF9 gene encoding ras association domain-containing protein 9, whose amino-acid sequence MAPFGRNLLKTRHKNRSPPKDMDIEEKEIVVWVCQEEKIVCGLTKRTTAADVIQALLEEHEATLGEKRFLFGQPSDYCIIEKWRGSERVLPPLTKILRLWKAWGEEQPNMHFVLVKTDALVPVPLWRTAEAKLVQNAEKQWDLSPANYMKMLPLDKQKRIVRKTFRKLAKLKQDSVIQDRDSMETLVHLIISQDHTIHQQVKRMKELDLEIEKCEAKFHLDRIEYEGENYVQDAYLMPSPGEVKQHKDMKEEENQITDYLSESEGILQLEERLKYYRLLIDKLSAEIEQEVESICIDVNEETSVSSEGAAIEELEKKNLESIKYDLEKSMKAGLKIHSHLNGIQKEIKYNDSLLQRKTIEYDLLSEELNSLHFSNKDGCQPNEDREKGLEGTSSCVAGSHFTQKLFHSYTNDTDSDTGISSTHSQDSETTLGDLDKLLST is encoded by the coding sequence atcACCACCAAAGGATATGgatatagaagagaaagaaattgttGTTTGGGTTTGCCAAGAAGAAAAGATTGTCTGTGGACTGACCAAACGAACCACAGCAGCTGATGTAATCCAGGCTTTGCTTGAAGAACATGAAGCTACCTTGGGAGAGAAACGATTTCTTTTTGGACAACCCAGTGATTATTGTATTATTGAAAAATGGAGAGGTTCAGAGCGGGTTCTTCCTCCACTCACAAAAATCCTGAGACTTTGGAAGGCGTGGGGAGAAGAACAGCCAAACATGCACTTTGTCCTGGTTAAAACAGATGCTTTGGTTCCAGTTCCATTATGGAGGACAGCAGAAGCAAAACTAGTTCAAAATGCAGAAAAACAATGGGACCTCAGTCCAGCCAACTATATGAAAATGTTGCCACTAGATAAGCAAAAAAGGATAGTTAGGAAAACATTCAGGAAACTAGCAAAACTTAAACAGGACTCTGTTATACAAGACCGAGACAGTATGGAGACCTTAGTACACTTGATCATTTCTCAGGACCACACAATTCATCAGCAggtcaaaagaatgaaagaactAGATCTGGAAATTGAGAAATGTGAAGCAAAATTTCATCTGGATCGGATAGAATATGAGGGAGAAAATTATGTTCAGGATGCTTATCTAATGCCCAGTCCTGGTGAGGTCAAGCAACATAAAgatatgaaggaagaagaaaatcagatAACTGACTATCTGAGTGAGAGTGAAGGAATTTTACAGCTGGAAGAAAGATTGAAATATTATAGACTGCTTATTGACAAGCTATCTGCTGAAATCGAGCAAGAAGTCGAAAGTATTTGCATAGATGTGAATGAAGAAACTTCTGTTTCTTCAGAAGGGGCAGCtatagaagaattagaaaagaaaaacttggaaagtatTAAGTATGATTTGGAGAAAAGTATGAAAGCTGGCTTGAAAATCCATTCTCACTTAAATggcatccagaaagaaattaaatacaatgacTCTTTGCTTCAGAGAAAAACAATAGAATATGACCTCCTgtcagaagaactgaattcacTTCATTTCAGCAACAAAGATGGGTGCCAACCTAATGAAGATAGGGAGAAAGGACTGGAGGGGACCAGTAGTTGTGTGGCTGGCTCTCACTTtactcaaaaattatttcattcttatacCAATGATACAGATTCAGATACCGGAATAAGCTCTACTCATAGTCAGGACTCAGAAACTACTTTAGGGGATCTAGATAAGCTATTGTCAACATAA